Proteins found in one Amycolatopsis umgeniensis genomic segment:
- a CDS encoding GntR family transcriptional regulator translates to MISRTSTAERVAGVLRTRIAEGFFLPGVRLSEHDIGSALGVSRNTLREAFRLLTHERLLTHELNRGVFVRVLSIEDVVDLYKVRKVVECSAVRAVTEKPPTFAKLARMVEDGRLAERSERWQDLGTANIRFHSAVAELGGSERIDELMRGIFAELRLVFHMMADPRRFHEPYLKRNAEILERIEAGDGVGAEALLAQYLTDAENQLVEAYAERAQPHSED, encoded by the coding sequence ATGATCAGCCGCACCAGCACCGCCGAGCGGGTGGCGGGTGTCCTGCGCACGCGCATCGCCGAGGGCTTCTTCCTGCCCGGCGTACGGCTGTCGGAACACGACATCGGCTCGGCGCTCGGCGTCTCCCGCAACACGCTGCGTGAGGCTTTCCGGCTGCTCACACACGAGCGGCTGCTGACCCACGAGCTCAACCGCGGCGTCTTCGTTCGGGTGCTGTCGATCGAGGACGTCGTCGATCTCTACAAGGTGCGCAAGGTGGTCGAGTGCTCGGCGGTCCGCGCTGTCACGGAGAAGCCGCCGACGTTCGCGAAGCTCGCGCGCATGGTCGAGGACGGCAGGCTCGCCGAACGGAGTGAGCGCTGGCAGGATCTCGGCACCGCGAACATCCGGTTCCATTCGGCGGTCGCGGAACTCGGTGGCAGTGAACGGATCGACGAGCTGATGCGCGGCATCTTCGCCGAACTGCGGCTGGTCTTCCACATGATGGCCGACCCGCGGCGCTTCCACGAGCCGTACCTCAAGCGCAACGCGGAGATCCTCGAGCGCATCGAGGCCGGCGACGGCGTCGGCGCCGAAGCGCTCCTCGCGCAGTACCTCACCGACGCCGAAAACCAGCTCGTCGAGGCCTATGCCGAACGCGCCCAGCCGCATTCAGAGGACTGA
- a CDS encoding MFS transporter, with amino-acid sequence MTATATTEDTRPFAWFRTLGSRGRRAFVGAFGGYGLDSFDYQTLPLGLAAITAYYGLSGGEAGLLGTTTLVVSAIGGIGAGILADRIGRVRTLQITIAMYTVFTVLCGFAPNFETLLVFRALQGLGFGGEWAAGAALVAEYSQAKYRGRTVAFVQSAWAVGWALSVVVYTVVFSIWSPDIAWRVMFWTGVIPALLVLWVRRNVQDAPVAQAARAAKKERGSFKGIFKPDLLRTTFFAALLATGVQGGYYTLATWLPSYLKTTRGLTVIGTGGYLAFLISGAFIGYITGGYLTDILGRKKTFLLFSVLSAGLIIAYTQIPAGANTLVLFLGFPLGFSMSAIFSGFGAFLAELYPSALRGTGQGFTYNLGRAIGATFPAVVGFLGAGGAMVFGAVGYGIAVLALLGLPETRGRELL; translated from the coding sequence ATGACCGCGACAGCCACTACCGAAGACACACGTCCCTTCGCCTGGTTCCGCACGCTCGGTTCGCGAGGCCGCAGGGCCTTCGTCGGCGCGTTCGGCGGGTACGGGCTCGACTCGTTCGACTACCAGACCCTGCCGCTGGGCCTGGCCGCGATCACCGCGTACTACGGCCTTTCCGGCGGTGAGGCGGGCCTGCTCGGCACGACGACGCTGGTGGTTTCGGCGATCGGCGGCATCGGCGCGGGCATCCTCGCCGACCGCATCGGCCGCGTGCGCACCCTCCAGATCACCATCGCGATGTACACGGTCTTCACCGTGCTCTGCGGATTCGCGCCGAACTTCGAAACGCTCCTGGTCTTCCGCGCCCTGCAGGGTCTCGGGTTCGGCGGCGAGTGGGCCGCCGGCGCCGCGTTGGTGGCCGAGTACTCGCAGGCGAAATATCGCGGCCGCACGGTCGCTTTCGTCCAGAGCGCCTGGGCTGTCGGCTGGGCACTGTCGGTCGTCGTCTACACGGTGGTCTTCAGCATTTGGAGCCCGGACATCGCGTGGCGCGTCATGTTCTGGACCGGTGTCATCCCGGCGCTGCTGGTGCTGTGGGTCCGGCGGAACGTCCAGGACGCGCCCGTCGCGCAGGCCGCCCGCGCGGCCAAGAAGGAACGCGGTTCGTTCAAGGGCATCTTCAAGCCGGACCTGCTGCGCACGACGTTCTTCGCCGCGCTGCTCGCCACCGGTGTCCAGGGCGGTTACTACACGCTCGCGACCTGGCTGCCGAGCTATCTGAAGACCACCCGCGGACTCACCGTCATCGGAACAGGCGGCTATCTCGCTTTCCTGATCTCCGGCGCTTTCATCGGCTACATCACCGGCGGCTATCTCACGGATATCTTGGGGCGCAAGAAAACCTTCCTGCTGTTCTCGGTGCTGTCGGCGGGCCTCATCATCGCCTACACGCAGATCCCGGCGGGCGCGAACACACTCGTGCTGTTCCTCGGCTTCCCGCTCGGGTTCTCGATGTCCGCGATCTTCAGCGGATTCGGCGCGTTCCTCGCCGAGCTGTATCCGTCGGCGCTTCGCGGGACAGGGCAGGGCTTCACCTACAACCTCGGCCGGGCCATCGGCGCGACCTTCCCCGCCGTGGTCGGTTTCCTCGGCGCGGGCGGCGCGATGGTGTTCGGCGCGGTCGGCTACGGAATCGCCGTACTGGCGCTGCTCGGTCTCCCCGAGACTCGCGGCCGCGAACTCCTGTGA
- a CDS encoding putative hydro-lyase → MTTFDEPATLSPGEARALFRAGTARPTTGWANGFTQTNLIAVPEDWAYDVLLFCQRNPQPCPVLDVSDPGDPSTRLAPGADLRTDLPRYRVWQNGALAGELSDASGLWRSDMVAFSIGCSFTFESALAAEGIPLRHVDQGRNVAMYLTNRECVPAGRLHGPMVVSMRQIPEDRVDDAVRITRGMPAVHGAPVHIGDPAALGIDDLGKPDFGDPVDAEPGDVPVFWACGVTPQAALMASRPPFAVTHAPGYMFVTDKLDSEFRVA, encoded by the coding sequence ATGACCACCTTCGACGAACCGGCGACCTTGTCGCCAGGAGAGGCCCGCGCCCTGTTCCGCGCGGGCACGGCCCGCCCGACCACCGGCTGGGCGAACGGGTTCACCCAGACCAACCTGATCGCCGTCCCCGAGGACTGGGCCTACGACGTCCTGCTGTTCTGCCAGCGGAACCCTCAGCCCTGTCCGGTACTCGATGTCAGCGATCCCGGCGACCCGTCGACGCGGCTCGCGCCCGGCGCGGATCTGCGCACCGACCTGCCGCGCTACCGCGTCTGGCAGAACGGCGCGCTGGCGGGCGAGCTCTCCGACGCGAGCGGATTGTGGCGCAGCGACATGGTCGCGTTCTCGATCGGCTGCAGCTTCACCTTCGAATCTGCGCTGGCCGCGGAGGGCATCCCGCTGCGGCACGTCGACCAGGGCCGCAACGTGGCGATGTACCTGACGAACCGCGAATGCGTCCCGGCCGGACGGCTGCACGGGCCGATGGTGGTCTCGATGCGGCAAATCCCCGAGGACCGCGTCGACGACGCTGTGCGCATCACCCGCGGGATGCCCGCCGTGCACGGGGCGCCCGTGCACATCGGCGACCCGGCCGCGCTCGGCATCGACGATCTCGGCAAACCCGATTTCGGGGACCCGGTCGACGCGGAACCCGGTGACGTGCCGGTGTTCTGGGCGTGCGGCGTGACCCCGCAGGCGGCGCTGATGGCCTCGCGGCCGCCGTTCGCGGTCACGCACGCGCCGGGCTACATGTTCGTGACCGACAAACTCGACAGTGAGTTCAGGGTGGCCTGA
- a CDS encoding LamB/YcsF family protein, with the protein MDLNSDLGEGFGAWKMGDDDAMLDIVTSANVACGFHAGDPSVMRRVCERAAERGVVIGAHVAYRDLAGFGRRAMDVAPADLADDVLYQIGALDVFAKAAGTRVRYVKPHGALYNTAAVDPEQAAAVVEGIRRFHPALALLCPPGSEMAEQAEKAGLPAYAEAFADRAYTPEGLLVSRKLPGAVLHDADEVADRAVTMATTGKVVTADGTELAIRPHSLCVHGDTPGAVELAQRIRAGLGASGVHIGSFLEAA; encoded by the coding sequence ATGGATCTCAACAGTGACCTCGGCGAGGGCTTCGGAGCCTGGAAGATGGGCGACGACGACGCCATGCTCGACATCGTCACCAGCGCGAACGTCGCTTGCGGCTTCCACGCCGGTGACCCGTCGGTGATGCGGCGCGTCTGCGAACGCGCGGCGGAACGCGGCGTCGTCATCGGCGCCCACGTCGCCTACCGGGATCTGGCCGGATTCGGGCGGCGGGCGATGGACGTCGCCCCCGCCGATCTGGCCGACGACGTGCTCTACCAGATCGGCGCGCTCGACGTGTTCGCCAAGGCGGCGGGCACCCGGGTGCGGTACGTCAAACCGCACGGGGCGTTGTACAACACGGCCGCGGTGGATCCGGAGCAGGCGGCCGCGGTGGTCGAGGGGATCCGCCGGTTCCACCCCGCGCTCGCGCTGCTGTGCCCGCCGGGGTCGGAAATGGCCGAGCAGGCCGAAAAAGCCGGGCTCCCCGCGTATGCCGAGGCCTTCGCGGACCGCGCGTACACGCCCGAAGGCCTTCTGGTCTCCCGGAAACTGCCGGGCGCCGTGCTCCACGACGCGGACGAGGTGGCCGACAGGGCGGTCACGATGGCGACCACCGGCAAGGTCGTCACCGCCGACGGAACCGAACTGGCAATCCGGCCGCATTCGCTCTGCGTGCACGGCGACACACCCGGCGCGGTCGAACTGGCGCAACGCATCCGCGCGGGGCTCGGCGCGTCCGGTGTCCACATCGGATCGTTCCTCGAGGCCGCGTGA
- a CDS encoding 5-oxoprolinase subunit B family protein has product MRVLPYGARAAMVDFDDPSEVLGLQASLEQDPPDGVVELVPAARTLLIRFDPGRTHHDRLAGDVLDRSTVDVAPRESAEIVVPVRYDGPDLADVAAAAGLSMEAVVRRHEDGTYVSAFCGFAPGFAYLTGLDPALHLPRRTSPRTRVPAGSVAIAGEYTAVYPNASPGGWQLIGRTTLPVWDVDREPPNLLAPGTRIRFTS; this is encoded by the coding sequence ATGCGGGTTCTGCCCTATGGGGCGCGTGCGGCCATGGTCGACTTCGACGATCCGTCGGAGGTGCTCGGACTGCAGGCGTCACTTGAGCAGGACCCGCCGGACGGCGTCGTCGAACTCGTCCCGGCCGCGCGGACCCTGCTCATCCGGTTCGACCCGGGCCGAACCCACCACGACAGGCTCGCGGGCGACGTCCTCGATCGGTCCACAGTGGACGTCGCACCACGCGAGTCCGCCGAGATCGTCGTCCCGGTCCGCTACGACGGCCCGGACCTCGCCGACGTCGCGGCCGCCGCCGGCCTGTCGATGGAAGCGGTCGTCAGGCGACACGAGGACGGCACCTACGTCTCGGCTTTCTGCGGCTTCGCCCCGGGTTTCGCCTACCTGACCGGACTCGACCCCGCCCTGCACCTGCCGCGCCGGACGAGCCCGCGCACCCGGGTGCCCGCCGGATCGGTCGCGATCGCGGGCGAGTACACGGCGGTGTACCCGAACGCCTCGCCCGGCGGCTGGCAGCTGATCGGCCGGACCACGCTGCCGGTGTGGGACGTCGACCGGGAGCCGCCGAACCTGCTCGCACCCGGTACGAGGATCCGGTTCACTTCATGA
- a CDS encoding biotin-dependent carboxyltransferase family protein — MTAKIEVVRPGVFATVQDLGRPGLAAIGVGRSGAADRGALRLANRLVGNPEGNAALESVLGGLVLRFPAPATVAVTGAPCSITVGGRAFGPGSPILLRAGEDLVLGMASRGLRCYVAVRGGIDVPPVLGARATDTLGKLGPPALSAGMTLPVGQRVLPHPGVDLAPRTPLPEVPILRVTPGPRVSWFTPGALSTLVSSGYVATADVDRVGVRLEGPTLSRARGGELPPEAAVPGALQVPPSGQPILFLADHPVTGGYPVIAVVEEADLDLAAQVRPGQWVRFRLA, encoded by the coding sequence ATGACCGCGAAGATCGAAGTGGTCCGACCCGGGGTTTTCGCCACCGTGCAGGATCTCGGGCGCCCGGGACTGGCCGCGATCGGCGTCGGCCGATCCGGCGCCGCCGACCGCGGTGCGCTGCGGCTGGCGAACCGGCTGGTCGGGAACCCCGAAGGCAACGCCGCCCTGGAAAGCGTCCTGGGCGGCCTCGTCCTGCGATTCCCGGCCCCGGCGACCGTCGCCGTCACCGGTGCGCCCTGCTCGATCACCGTCGGCGGCCGCGCTTTCGGCCCCGGCTCGCCGATCCTTCTCCGTGCTGGTGAAGACCTCGTGCTCGGCATGGCCTCCCGGGGTTTGCGGTGCTACGTCGCCGTGCGCGGCGGCATCGACGTCCCGCCCGTGCTGGGCGCCCGGGCGACAGACACCCTCGGCAAACTCGGCCCGCCCGCGCTTTCGGCCGGGATGACCTTGCCGGTGGGACAACGGGTGCTGCCCCATCCCGGCGTGGATCTCGCACCCCGCACCCCCTTGCCCGAGGTGCCCATTCTGCGGGTCACTCCCGGCCCCCGGGTCTCTTGGTTCACACCCGGCGCACTGTCCACTTTGGTCTCTTCCGGCTACGTCGCCACCGCCGATGTCGATCGGGTGGGTGTGCGCCTCGAGGGGCCCACGTTGTCGCGGGCGCGCGGCGGCGAGTTGCCACCCGAGGCCGCGGTGCCCGGCGCGTTGCAGGTTCCTCCTTCTGGACAGCCGATCCTGTTCCTCGCCGACCATCCGGTGACCGGGGGCTACCCGGTGATCGCGGTGGTGGAGGAGGCGGATCTGGACCTGGCCGCGCAGGTGCGGCCGGGGCAGTGGGTGCGATTCCGGCTCGCTTGA
- a CDS encoding alpha-ketoglutarate-dependent dioxygenase AlkB, which produces MDALIPRPRAEVAPGAVHVPDWLDFDEQRRLVEACRGWRGYRQTRLPNGGVMSVRTVCLGWHWYPYRYSKVTDDGSPVLPFPGWLGDLGRRAVGSPSYEPDIALVNFYDSATKMGMHQDKDEASLEPVVSLSLGDACVFRFGNTSDRGRPYTDVDLRSGDLFVFGGESRLAFHGVPRVFPGTADPGLGLVGRLNITLRVSGLS; this is translated from the coding sequence GTGGACGCGCTGATCCCTCGCCCGCGCGCCGAAGTCGCGCCCGGTGCCGTACATGTGCCGGACTGGCTCGACTTCGACGAGCAACGCCGGCTGGTCGAAGCCTGCCGAGGCTGGCGCGGCTACCGGCAGACACGGCTGCCGAACGGCGGCGTCATGTCGGTGCGGACGGTCTGTCTCGGCTGGCACTGGTACCCGTACCGGTATTCGAAGGTGACCGACGACGGCTCCCCGGTGCTCCCGTTCCCTGGCTGGCTGGGCGACCTCGGACGGCGGGCCGTCGGGTCTCCGTCGTACGAGCCGGACATCGCGCTGGTGAACTTCTACGACTCCGCCACGAAGATGGGGATGCACCAGGACAAGGACGAGGCCTCGCTGGAACCCGTCGTGTCGCTGAGCCTGGGGGACGCGTGCGTCTTCCGGTTCGGGAACACGTCGGACCGCGGCCGGCCCTATACGGATGTGGATCTGCGGTCGGGGGATCTGTTCGTGTTCGGCGGGGAGTCGCGGCTGGCTTTCCACGGGGTGCCCCGGGTGTTTCCGGGCACGGCCGATCCCGGGCTGGGGTTGGTGGGGCGGTTGAACATCACTTTGCGGGTTTCGGGACTTTCGTGA
- a CDS encoding alcohol dehydrogenase catalytic domain-containing protein translates to MRAVVFEEFGVLPEVREVPDPSVPPGGVVIAVDATGVCRSDWHSWQGHDTSVKLPHVAGHELAGRIATLGEGVRGWSVGDRVTVPFVCACGTCAQCAAGDQQICDREFQPGATHWGSFAEYVAIENAQVNLVSLPDSLSSAEAAALGCRFGTAFRAVLRQGGVRPGQWVAVYGCGGVGVSAILLAVAAGASVVAVDPSPGARALATRMGAVSAVDPSAFDGHEAVALHVRELTGGGAHVSLDCLGSPSTCAASIGSLRKRGRHVQAGLMPPAQGIAPIPMHRVIGGELEIVGIHGLQAHEYPEMLRVVETAGIDLEAMIGKRVGLDDVPAVLTAMNDPVPAQAGVTVVELAL, encoded by the coding sequence GTGCGGGCGGTCGTCTTCGAGGAGTTCGGGGTGCTGCCCGAGGTACGCGAGGTGCCGGATCCGTCCGTGCCGCCGGGCGGGGTGGTGATCGCCGTCGACGCGACCGGGGTGTGCCGCAGCGACTGGCACTCCTGGCAGGGTCACGACACGTCGGTCAAGCTGCCGCACGTCGCCGGGCACGAACTCGCGGGCCGGATCGCGACGCTCGGTGAGGGCGTCCGCGGCTGGTCTGTCGGGGATCGGGTGACCGTGCCGTTCGTCTGCGCCTGCGGTACCTGCGCCCAGTGCGCGGCCGGTGACCAGCAGATCTGCGACCGCGAGTTCCAGCCGGGCGCGACCCACTGGGGCTCGTTCGCGGAGTACGTCGCCATCGAAAACGCCCAGGTCAACCTCGTGTCGCTGCCGGACTCGCTTTCGTCGGCCGAGGCCGCGGCGCTGGGCTGCCGCTTCGGGACGGCGTTCCGGGCGGTGCTGCGCCAAGGCGGCGTCCGGCCCGGTCAGTGGGTCGCGGTCTACGGCTGCGGCGGTGTCGGCGTCTCGGCGATCCTGCTGGCCGTCGCGGCCGGTGCGTCGGTCGTCGCCGTCGACCCCTCCCCGGGGGCGAGGGCGCTGGCCACGCGGATGGGGGCTGTTTCGGCCGTCGATCCTTCCGCTTTCGACGGGCACGAAGCCGTCGCCCTCCATGTCCGGGAGCTGACCGGCGGCGGCGCACACGTCTCCCTCGACTGCCTCGGCTCGCCGTCCACCTGCGCGGCCTCGATCGGCAGCCTCCGGAAACGGGGACGGCACGTCCAAGCCGGACTGATGCCGCCCGCGCAGGGCATCGCGCCGATCCCGATGCACCGCGTGATCGGCGGGGAGCTGGAGATCGTCGGCATCCACGGACTGCAAGCGCATGAGTACCCCGAGATGCTGCGGGTGGTGGAGACCGCCGGAATCGACCTCGAGGCCATGATCGGCAAGCGGGTCGGCCTCGACGACGTCCCCGCCGTGCTGACGGCGATGAACGACCCGGTGCCCGCCCAGGCCGGGGTGACGGTCGTCGAACTCGCGCTGTAA